One stretch of Akkermansia sp. RCC_12PD DNA includes these proteins:
- a CDS encoding sigma-54 dependent transcriptional regulator, with protein sequence MNMPVLLIVDDEKPTRDALRMGFQDDYEVYTASNLAQAVTLMREESPDLVLTDLRLGGESGMDVLKSAAALPHPPQSIMMTAYGSVDAAVEAMKQGAYDFVTKPLNLDAVEMVLKRALHTRNLETANQELTSRIQADSGLQKLLGRSTAMEHVFSMIRQVAPSKTTVLIEGESGTGKELVAQAIHSLSGRPENKFVAVNCAALSPQLLESELFGHEKGSFTGAAQRRIGRFEQADGGTIFLDEIGEIDASTQVKLLRVLSERTIERVGSNTSIPVNVRVIAATNKSLKQLVQDGKFREDLYFRLNVVHIQMPPLRDRREDVVLLAAAFLKEFARENNRELKSLSPEALHAVRNYLWPGNVRELRTAMEHGVVMCNSDRIELQHLPPQLQAALSPPAAGKTAGDPLPDNGNNTQNGLVPHGVLNLSLLERNAIRQALAQSNGNRTAAALLLGISRRTLQRKLQELQDI encoded by the coding sequence ATGAACATGCCCGTCCTGCTGATTGTCGATGATGAAAAGCCCACGCGCGACGCCCTGCGCATGGGATTTCAGGATGATTATGAAGTGTACACCGCCTCCAATCTCGCCCAGGCCGTCACCCTCATGCGGGAAGAATCTCCGGACCTGGTGCTCACGGACCTGCGACTGGGCGGGGAAAGCGGCATGGACGTACTTAAATCCGCCGCCGCTCTGCCCCATCCTCCACAAAGCATCATGATGACGGCCTACGGCTCCGTGGATGCCGCAGTGGAAGCCATGAAGCAGGGAGCCTACGACTTCGTTACCAAACCCCTGAATCTGGATGCAGTGGAAATGGTGCTCAAACGCGCCCTGCATACCCGGAACCTGGAAACCGCCAACCAGGAACTCACCTCCCGCATCCAGGCGGACTCCGGACTACAAAAACTGCTGGGCCGTTCCACCGCCATGGAGCATGTATTTTCCATGATACGCCAGGTAGCCCCCAGTAAAACGACGGTGCTGATCGAAGGGGAAAGCGGAACCGGGAAGGAGCTCGTAGCCCAGGCCATCCATTCCCTTTCCGGAAGGCCGGAAAACAAATTTGTGGCCGTCAACTGTGCGGCCCTCTCCCCCCAGTTGTTGGAGAGCGAACTGTTCGGCCATGAAAAAGGCTCCTTCACCGGAGCCGCCCAACGGCGCATCGGCCGTTTTGAACAGGCGGACGGCGGCACCATCTTTCTGGATGAAATCGGGGAAATAGACGCAAGCACGCAGGTCAAGCTTCTGCGAGTGCTTTCCGAACGGACGATAGAACGCGTAGGCTCCAACACGTCCATTCCCGTGAATGTCCGCGTCATCGCCGCTACGAACAAATCCCTGAAGCAACTCGTCCAGGACGGCAAATTTCGGGAAGACCTCTACTTCCGCCTGAATGTGGTTCACATCCAGATGCCTCCCCTCCGTGACCGCAGGGAAGACGTAGTTCTGCTGGCGGCGGCATTCCTCAAGGAATTCGCGCGGGAAAACAACAGGGAACTCAAATCCCTCTCTCCGGAAGCCCTTCACGCCGTACGGAACTATCTCTGGCCCGGCAATGTCCGGGAACTGCGCACGGCCATGGAGCACGGCGTGGTCATGTGCAACTCGGACCGGATAGAACTTCAGCACCTCCCGCCCCAGCTCCAGGCGGCATTATCCCCCCCGGCTGCCGGGAAAACCGCCGGGGATCCTCTCCCGGACAATGGGAACAACACACAGAATGGGCTTGTCCCGCACGGGGTTTTGAATTTATCCTTGCTTGAACGGAACGCTATCCGGCAAGCGCTTGCCCAATCAAACGGCAACAGAACGGCAGCGGCCCTTCTGCTGGGCATCAGCCGCCGCACGCTTCAACGCAAATTACAAGAACTCCAAGACATATGA
- a CDS encoding ATP-binding protein produces the protein MDVLKLLEPEIRQRGIQINTELQTGLPILSLDPVQIKQVFYNLIKNAYQAIPPAGGTILIKSGYTDDSVFVTVADTGCGISPEVMGSIYEPFLTTKSTGSGLGLLIVRRIVKEHGGSITLASQTGQGTTFTVFLPRVERTIRLLPPSVPS, from the coding sequence ATGGACGTCCTCAAACTGCTGGAACCGGAAATTCGGCAGCGCGGCATCCAGATCAATACGGAACTTCAAACCGGACTCCCCATCCTCAGCCTGGACCCCGTGCAGATCAAGCAGGTATTCTACAACCTGATCAAAAATGCCTATCAGGCCATTCCTCCCGCAGGAGGGACCATCCTCATCAAAAGCGGCTATACGGATGACAGCGTATTCGTAACCGTGGCGGACACGGGCTGCGGCATCTCCCCGGAAGTCATGGGCAGCATTTACGAACCCTTCCTGACCACCAAATCCACCGGCTCCGGTCTGGGGCTGCTCATCGTACGCCGCATCGTCAAGGAGCACGGCGGCTCCATCACCCTTGCCAGCCAGACGGGCCAGGGAACCACCTTCACGGTATTCCTGCCGCGCGTGGAACGCACTATCCGCCTCCTGCCTCCCTCCGTGCCGTCATGA
- a CDS encoding PAS domain-containing protein yields the protein MKKDTIDKLIDRIDHIKEEDLQRFFVKLAEQQGFFQQVFESIQEGLILLDSKGKILFVNQAALKLFDKEPEHITPEDFCIFLGRDCSWNTVQQSHTAVSRDVEIFYPEHKFLNIFISPHRQ from the coding sequence ATGAAGAAGGACACCATCGACAAGCTGATCGACCGCATCGACCATATCAAGGAGGAAGACCTTCAGCGCTTCTTCGTCAAGCTGGCAGAACAGCAGGGCTTCTTCCAGCAGGTGTTCGAATCCATCCAGGAAGGACTGATCCTGCTGGACAGCAAGGGGAAAATACTGTTCGTCAACCAGGCGGCGCTCAAACTATTCGACAAGGAACCCGAACACATCACGCCGGAGGACTTCTGTATCTTCCTGGGGCGCGACTGCTCCTGGAACACGGTCCAGCAAAGCCATACCGCCGTTTCGCGGGATGTGGAAATCTTCTACCCTGAGCATAAATTCCTGAATATTTTCATTTCCCCCCATCGGCAATAA
- the gpmI gene encoding 2,3-bisphosphoglycerate-independent phosphoglycerate mutase gives MSKKPVVLVIRDGWGRNPLGPDVAKEYGDATVLADTPFTDYLLANYPHSLLGASGEDVGLPDGQMGNSEVGHLNLGAGRVVYQDLCRVDNAIKDGSMGENAVLKTAFSQAVSSRLHLLGLVSDGGVHSHINHLAGIVKYAYEAGVRDICIHAITDGRDCSPTSGAGFMRQLEEAVKPYGAKIATVIGRFYAMDRDKRWDRNKLAWDAIVLGRGEQCSCSPAEYVEQCYAKGETDEFLKPGIFAYGNEQRVRDNDVVFFFNFRADRARQMSDAFLYSDFDGFDREVQPKVHYVTLTEYDAKYPSPIVFEQEQLDNIFGQIVSEAGKTQLRIAETEKYAHVTFFFNGGVETQFPGEDRILVPSPREVATYDLKPQMSAEEVADKFVEAADKYDVIIMNFANGDMVGHTGYLEAGVAACEAVDNALEKCVKKILELGGKLLITADHGNAEHMRNEDGSPNTAHTTNLVDLIYVAEDKDEVKLSNGILADVAPTLLNLMGLKQPAEMSGHSLVTPKN, from the coding sequence ATGTCTAAAAAGCCTGTCGTTCTTGTCATTCGCGACGGCTGGGGCCGCAATCCGTTGGGGCCTGATGTCGCGAAAGAATACGGTGACGCCACTGTTTTGGCTGATACCCCGTTTACTGATTACCTCCTTGCCAACTATCCCCACAGCCTGCTGGGTGCTTCCGGGGAAGACGTGGGTCTTCCCGACGGGCAGATGGGCAATTCCGAAGTGGGTCATCTGAATCTGGGTGCGGGACGCGTGGTGTATCAGGATCTTTGCCGTGTGGACAATGCCATCAAGGACGGCTCCATGGGTGAGAACGCCGTATTGAAGACCGCATTTTCCCAGGCCGTTTCTTCCCGCCTGCATTTGCTGGGCCTGGTGAGCGACGGCGGCGTGCACAGCCACATCAACCATTTGGCGGGCATTGTCAAGTACGCCTATGAAGCGGGGGTGCGCGATATTTGCATTCATGCCATTACGGACGGGCGCGATTGCTCCCCCACCAGTGGAGCCGGATTTATGCGCCAGCTTGAGGAAGCCGTGAAGCCTTACGGAGCCAAGATAGCTACGGTGATCGGCCGTTTTTACGCGATGGACCGCGACAAGCGCTGGGACCGCAACAAGCTTGCGTGGGACGCCATCGTTCTGGGCCGCGGCGAACAGTGTTCCTGCTCTCCTGCCGAGTATGTGGAACAGTGCTATGCGAAGGGCGAAACGGATGAGTTCCTGAAGCCCGGCATTTTCGCGTATGGCAACGAACAGCGCGTGCGCGATAACGACGTGGTGTTCTTTTTCAATTTCCGTGCCGACCGAGCCCGCCAGATGAGTGACGCCTTCCTGTATTCCGATTTTGACGGATTTGATCGCGAAGTGCAGCCGAAGGTGCATTATGTGACCCTGACGGAGTACGATGCCAAGTATCCCTCCCCCATTGTGTTTGAGCAGGAGCAGCTCGACAACATTTTCGGCCAGATCGTTTCGGAAGCCGGGAAGACCCAGCTCCGCATCGCGGAAACGGAAAAATACGCCCACGTCACTTTCTTTTTCAACGGAGGCGTGGAGACGCAGTTCCCCGGCGAAGACCGTATTCTGGTTCCTTCCCCCCGCGAGGTGGCTACCTACGACCTTAAGCCCCAGATGAGCGCGGAGGAAGTGGCGGACAAGTTTGTGGAAGCCGCAGACAAGTACGACGTGATCATCATGAATTTTGCCAACGGAGACATGGTAGGCCACACGGGTTATCTGGAAGCCGGCGTTGCCGCGTGCGAAGCCGTGGACAATGCCTTGGAGAAGTGCGTGAAGAAGATTCTGGAGCTGGGCGGCAAGCTGCTTATCACGGCGGACCACGGCAATGCCGAACACATGCGCAATGAGGACGGTTCTCCGAATACGGCCCATACCACCAATCTGGTGGACCTTATTTACGTGGCGGAAGACAAGGACGAGGTGAAATTGTCCAACGGCATTCTGGCGGACGTGGCTCCCACGCTGTTGAACTTGATGGGGCTGAAACAGCCTGCCGAAATGTCCGGCCACAGCCTGGTGACGCCCAAGAACTGA
- the rpsL gene encoding 30S ribosomal protein S12 — protein sequence MPTINQLVRKGRITPEEKSKSRALHSCPQRRGVCLQVMTRTPKKPNSALRKVAKVRLTNGEEVIAYIGGEGHNLQEHSIVLVRGGRVKDLPGVRYHIVRGALDCLGVDKRRQGRSKYGAKRPKAAAK from the coding sequence ATGCCGACTATTAATCAGCTCGTCCGCAAGGGACGTATTACTCCGGAAGAGAAGTCCAAGTCACGCGCTCTTCATAGCTGCCCGCAACGCCGCGGTGTTTGTCTCCAGGTGATGACCCGTACGCCCAAGAAGCCGAACTCGGCTCTCCGCAAGGTGGCCAAGGTCCGTCTTACCAATGGTGAAGAAGTGATCGCCTACATTGGCGGTGAAGGCCACAACCTTCAGGAACACTCCATCGTGCTTGTTCGCGGCGGTCGTGTGAAGGACTTGCCTGGTGTTCGCTATCATATCGTCCGCGGCGCTCTTGACTGCCTCGGTGTCGACAAGCGCCGCCAGGGCCGTTCCAAGTATGGCGCCAAGCGCCCGAAGGCTGCTGCCAAGTAA
- the rpsG gene encoding 30S ribosomal protein S7, producing MARRKRVYRKIERRDPRYDSTLVGKLISKVMLDGKRSLAERIVYAAIDMANEGTDSIDPLEVITRAIENAKPRVEVKSRRVGGATYQVPLEVDPARSESLAMRWIVNYARNRKGVPMHKALSNEIKEAANNQGAAVRKRDDVHKMAQANRAFAHFRW from the coding sequence ATGGCCCGCCGTAAACGCGTCTATAGAAAAATCGAACGTCGTGACCCCCGTTACGACAGCACTCTTGTTGGCAAGCTGATCAGCAAGGTTATGCTGGATGGCAAGCGCTCCCTTGCGGAACGCATTGTGTATGCTGCCATCGACATGGCTAACGAAGGTACGGACAGCATTGACCCCCTGGAAGTGATCACCCGCGCCATTGAAAACGCCAAGCCCCGTGTGGAAGTGAAGAGCCGCCGTGTTGGTGGCGCCACTTACCAGGTGCCGCTTGAAGTGGATCCGGCCCGTTCCGAATCTCTCGCCATGCGCTGGATCGTGAATTATGCCCGCAACCGCAAGGGTGTGCCGATGCACAAGGCGCTTTCCAATGAAATCAAGGAAGCCGCCAACAACCAGGGCGCTGCCGTCCGCAAGCGCGACGATGTGCACAAGATGGCCCAGGCCAACCGCGCCTTTGCCCATTTCCGCTGGTAA